The DNA segment gagtgattccctCCCCGAGAGgccttgttttgatgttttcactgatttcactctgcTTTTAAATAAGTCTCTGTTTGATAAGCCGCtaagtatttgatttcaaatgcTTAAACTGGAAACGTGATTTTATAACGAAAATGGATATTAAACGGTAAAGATGACCTGATATTCTGTTGATTATTCAGCTAAACTGcccgtcactactttcagtccttatttactctagttacttactgatttggcgtactcacgttactccctgcaccttgtatgaagatccaggtgcccgagcggccgaGTGAGGGTTTTCAGCTGTTCAGTAAttgacggagacttcgaggtagctgcatggcatccgcagccctattctctccctcttatcttattatttttccgcatttcctagactattgatgtattaggtattcagacttatattagaggctctagactcgtgacaccagattgttggggctgtgtagtttatTGTTATTTTGACTTTCTGCATATCGTTGTTGCCTTAACTCTTATAATGAATTTGATATCTAAAACTTGcgttagaaaatggcttaatgTTATTAGAAAGAGGGTTGTGGTTATTgattagttggcttgcctagtaatgtgataggcgccatcacgagcggtatttggggtcgtgacatccgTATAGCAAGAGTGAATCACGTATTATACAACTAAAGTTGAAATCCTTAATAATATGTGCTAACCGCGTAGTTTGATGATGATAAGCATTTTTTATCATGATTGTGTATGTTTTGTGATAAATGGACAAAAGTGTATGATTTTGAGTGTATTTTCATCTCATTTGTCGTAGGAGTTGCGGGaaattacatgatatttaaagtGAATTATCATCATTACTTGCTTCTTATTTGTAGGCATGAGCTTGAATGATAATGGAGCAAAAGATATCAAATTATTGCAAAAAGGAGAAAATTAAAGACTGGGAGCTCGTTTATTCTCGTGTGTGGCACGAAAACGGACACGAAAAGGGAGAAAAGTGAAGGCACAAAAACAGCGAAGCGAAGCAAAGGCACGGATTGCTTCGCGGAACGGAAGAATTTCAAAAGCTAAATTCGCATTGGGATAAAATCATAATATAATTAATCCTGAAATTAATTATTCCGaatttcaattccgaccatgcgtagaagtcataatacctgaagtgaagctactcatggcctcgaACCGTTGAAtgacgcactagagctcaaaatgaccggtcgagtcATTAGAATTATTGCCTGTAATAACAAAtttttgagattatttatttacttataatattaactattaagtaaatttattcatgtccttattcatAATTTGATGCTTAAAGCTCTTTCtaaaaaagcttggtcaaacacaaaTTATTGCTCAAAAGTACTCTTCAGAGTGATTAGCCAAACACTTTCTGCTTCtcttcaaaagtatttttttcaaaagcacttctcaaaataagctgatttcttgagcttggccaaacaggctaatAGTTTGATTCTGTGTTGTTTATCACCCCATCATTAGGGAATCAACAAATCTACCCCTAGTATTCCATAAGCCCATTATGTTAAAGCATAATTGTCATCGTCGCTATTGGATATACAATTCTCTTTCTTCTTGTATCACTGAATTGATTTATTGATAATGATTTAACTGCATTGCGACTGCATATAAACTGTGAAGTTAATTTCCTATgagttttaatttatttattgaaATTGTGTAAGAAACATACAAGTTTTGTGTTTTGTACTTGGCTCAATCAGAACCTAATTGCGACATGTGATGACAGACTGTGTTTAAGAGTGAAATGAAGGATATCTTTGGGGAGGATGATCCGTATAGCAAGAGGTGAATCACGTATTATAAATCTGAAATTGAAATCCTTAATAATATGTGTTAACCGCGCCACATATTTAAGATAGTTTGACAATGATAAGCATTTGTTGCCGTGATTGTATATGTTTTGTTAgaaagttattaataatttttgAAATACTAGTTCTATTGCTATTTTTTTACATGACTAGGAAATTTTTTTAATATCTAATTAAGGACGAAGAGATTTTAACTATTTCACCGCATGATGATTCATTTTCATTTGAGGTACAAATTTATAGCACTTATTTCACTTGCCTAAATAACCTAAGTGCTAATCTAAGTCATTTTCATATTAAACATGTTAGTCCTATTACATTATAGTATAAAATTATTACTAAGGGCTTATTTGGTACAAGGGATAATTAATTTGAAGATCAAATTTAAAATAAGTGTATCTCATATTTGGTTGGGATAAaatcataatataactaatcctGAAATTAATTATTCCGAAATTGTAATAATTCTTCGCTATAGGAGGATAATCATGAGTCCGCACAACAAAGTGAAATAGGGAAAAGTCACAAAAAAGAAATTGTCAACAATTATTGCATCACCTGCTTATTGGGACTCGCACTTTGTGCTGCTGTTATTCAAGATCTGTGGCCACAatagaacaaaaccaaaaaagtatcatccaattatttattttgcaCACTTCCCATTGCTCATCTTATTCTTATACCTTATTGGTGGAGAGCCAGCTACAAACAGTAGAAGCATAGTAGTAAGCAACCGAGGTTTATGTCTACACCACTTTGCTTATTTTACTACTAGGTGGTTGATATTAAATTAAAAAACTAAGGTAAAAAAGCATTGTTTCAAAAGTATGGAGATTATTGAGGGAGAGCATATAGTTTATTAGAGTTTACCTACATTAGTTTCCGTTGGTGAAGTTTTATTGGCTTATGAGTTATGATTTTTATACTAGATTGTGTCAAACTTACGAAAAATGAGTCttgacgtaactggtaaagttgttgtcatgtgatcaGAAGATCACATGTACGAGTCGTGGAAACAATTCTTGctaaaatgcagggtaagactgcataCAATAGACTCCTGTACACCACGCAGAGCGGAAGCTTAATACACCGAACTACtcttatgtatgtatgtatgtatgtatgtatgtatagtTAAATGAGAAAAATTTATGTGTAATTAAATATATGTAATTATATCTATTGGTTTGACGTTAATACTGAATGATAATAAGTAAATACATTATACATTTAGATCATTTATTAGGTAATTACAAATAAGTAGTAATAATTGGTAATAAATAAAAATGGTAAATAACCTATCTCAAGTTTAAAATTCTcatatagtgtaattttttttttttaaatattagtgTATATAATTAGTAGAGTCGTAAATATTCCTTAATCAGGAGTTTTAATTTGAACCATGTAAAATTATAATTTCGTAAGGACCGCTTTACCCTCTAAGTGTTATTTAACGGTGTAGAtctagagcccgtttggacatacaatttttttccctttttttcaaaaaaaattcacCCTTTTCCGAAatcagcgtttgttcataaaatttcaaaatttcacttgaagatgtattttgaaattttttaaaattttgaaaaactccaaaaggctgtttttcaaaattttcaatcaAATCACTCATAAAACTTAGAAGACAATCCAAActgaaatttatgtccaaacacaactctatatttcaaatatcattttcacttgaaattttttttctaccattttttggaattatacaattcttatgtccaaacgcctacctAGATTAAATTCGAATTAGCCTGCCCCAAAGCAGATAACAACACATTTTGAtaaatcccaaaaaaaaaaaaaaaaaaaatcttaaaatccATGAGTAAAACCAGTGGTCTTGatcttatttttaatttttttttttaaaagaaaagctaGACTAGATAAATAAAAACTTCAACAAGGtatcttctttttcctttctgtCTGTTCTCTTACTGTGTACATATATACCATTTCTTGATTCTTTGAGGTTGGGGTTTTATGCTTCAGCAAGTGGCTGAGCTCAGTAATGGGTAAACTTGTGAAGCAATGTAATTTAATCAACAAAGATACAAATTCCCAAGTGGGGTCCATTTCTTGAAGTTGATTTTTCACCTTAGTGAAGGAATCTTGGTCAAATGATTCATCTTGGTACTGTATAATCTTGTTTATTGCAACCCTTTTACTGTATTGGAATaaagtttggatttttatttggGATTTTGAAGCTCTGATTTTAGTTTTGCTTTTCTTTAGTAGCTTTGTGTGGATTCAAGGAGTTTAGATAAATATCTTGAATAAAGTTAAATGCTTTATTCAAGAAATGGCTGCAGATGATTATCACCAGCAGCAAGCTTTATCATTTCAATCAGGGGCAATTAGCAACACATCATCCCAAATGATTTTGATGAGTGATTATTATAGTCAGTTTGGGATGAATAATTTTAGTGTAAATAATAGTGGTGTAGGACATGTAGGTGGAGGGATGTTATTTTCAGGGAATCCAACAATGGTAACCAGCAACAATAACACTAGCATCAATAGTCCAAGAATTAGTCAGTATGGAGGCTGTTCAGGTTCTTTTCTTATAGATTCAGTGCCGGGGCTTAAGCACGACTCGGGGCTAGCAGCTGAGTGGACGGTCGAGGAACAGTACAAGCTCGATAAAGGACTTATCAAGTAGGTAGTTTATTCCCGGTCTCTGAATGAATATAGATGCTTTGATGTTTGTGTCTATCTGATGTTTGTgacaaaattatatatattaaccTTAAAAAGTTTTTCTTGATGATAGGTTTGCTAACGAACCCCGGATACTGAAATATATTAAGATTGCAGCCACACTCCGGGATAAAACTGTACGTGATGTTGCAATGAGATGTAGGTGGATAACGGTGAGGTTCTGAATCTGTTATTATTTGTGATGAATTCTTCTCTTTTCATTTGTCTTAAATATTTCTTACTTATGTTTTTAGTGATTGTTTGTCAGAGAAAGCGAAGGAAACAGGAAAACTATAGTTTGGGAAAGAAATTGAAAGATAGGAAGGTATGTCATCCTCTACTTTACTTCTTTTCATCCTTTTCGTCCCTTCCCTTTATCTTGTATGGTATTATGAATTACATTGATTTGCTTATGATCAGACATAGTGAGTGGAGTATTTTGTTTATCCAGTTTCTTGAATATGGGAGTTTTTAAAAACTGTTGATTGTAACTTTTATGTTTGCAGTTTTTTAGTCATGGTAGTTTGAAGAAACATTCATGCCGTCACATGTAATTTTACTGTTCTGACCAAGTACTACAGCTTATTACCTACGTGCCATCTTTATTTCCAGCTAAGGGAGAAAGGAAGTTTGACAACATTAGGAGAGAATTTTATATGAAGGAGATAAAAAGGATAAATACTTTTCATGCAACGAAATGGAGCAAAGTAGCGAAGATAGGGGGTTTAGGGATAAAAGTTTGATAGTGCGTACAAGGGTTTGTTATATTACTTGTTGTGGAAATATTGCTGGTTCCGTTGACCTTTACAAACAGGTGATCCCGGTTAAATATGCAAAAGCTGATCCTTGGTGCACTAACCAGTAATATTCACACGGAGTTGTATTGTGACACATTCGTTTCAAGCACTTGTGTTACAGTAAGTTTTGGAAGAAGCTAAAGTTGTGGCATTATACATGGATATAATAGTATCATCTTAAATGTGAATTTACACAATTGTTTAGTTTCTCCAGGAATACTAATGCTGCCATTGCACAGTACAAAACAGATGGTGGCTGGCGCGGTGGCGGAGCCAGGACTTTTACCAAGGGGattcaaaatacaaaaaaattaataTTCCGAAAAGTCAAGGGGATTCAATCTctactatatatacataaaaaatattttgacCTTGTATATATAATTGCGAACCCACAAACATCAAATCCTGGCTTCGCCTCTGGGACCACTCACTGCAAGATAGGGCATAAAGTTCTTTCTTCATCAAACATCTCCTAGATTCGTTGGCCTTGGAAGATTATCTGGAGGAAGAAAACACCTCTTAAAGTGGTTAGGTTTGTTGGATTGTCACATTTGATGCTTGTTTGACAATCAAATCTGCAAAAGAGGAGATTTTAGCGTGTAATAGGTGTAATATATGAGTTGTATAGTGAAGATACAACCCATCTGTTGCTACACAGTGTAGTGGCAAGGCAGCTATGGAGTTGTTCCAGCTTGCCctttttttggtgatttcccAGTATGGAAACCAGAGGTGTTTGAAGACAAAGCTGAATTAGTTGATAAACTTTAATACAAATGCTTGTGCTTTTTTGGCGTTTTGGTGTAACTTGTTAAATGCACATGAATTGAGTATTCTTATAGGTTTTCATCTCCTCTGGATGTTAACGGGGAGCAACTCTTTGCAACTATACAGTTTCACGACCTACTCTCTGCTGGCTTTTAATGAATAATTTTGTTTAAGATGTAATCCACTAGATATGTATCTTTTTGAAATGTTGCATCTGCTGCAGGAAAATTTCTGAACAGCGATATTTCAGATCACTAATGAACTCTAACTTTAAAAAACACTTTCTGAAGGTTCATGTAATCTTCCCTAGTTTCAGTATGTCATGGCATTTAATCATTGATCATCTCTTTATGCATGTCTATTGGTATGTTTCTATCTGCATGCGTGTTTCTTTACTCATTTTTTTATCACATTGATTGAG comes from the Nicotiana sylvestris chromosome 4, ASM39365v2, whole genome shotgun sequence genome and includes:
- the LOC104220791 gene encoding uncharacterized protein isoform X2, with the translated sequence MAADDYHQQQALSFQSGAISNTSSQMILMSDYYSQFGMNNFSVNNSGVGHVGGGMLFSGNPTMVTSNNNTSINSPRISQYGGCSGSFLIDSVPGLKHDSGLAAEWTVEEQYKLDKGLIKFANEPRILKYIKIAATLRDKTVRDVAMRCRWITRKRRKQENYSLGKKLKDRKDKSAEMSSKSSASASLLSLTPYSLPINHHNHADVLSTGALLGTRHLLEENNQALNKISANFSTFKLQDNIDLFFQTKNNLSAILNDMGNMPGIMSQMLPLPVFLNEELASSLLPSPAQIPLFSQPMMFGCRSGIKLKQEPAC
- the LOC104220791 gene encoding uncharacterized protein isoform X1: MAADDYHQQQALSFQSGAISNTSSQMILMSDYYSQFGMNNFSVNNSGVGHVGGGMLFSGNPTMVTSNNNTSINSPRISQYGGCSGSFLIDSVPGLKHDSGLAAEWTVEEQYKLDKGLIKFANEPRILKYIKIAATLRDKTVRDVAMRCRWITRKRRKQENYSLGKKLKDRKDKSAEMSSKSSASASLLSLTPYSLPINHHNHADVLSTGAALLGTRHLLEENNQALNKISANFSTFKLQDNIDLFFQTKNNLSAILNDMGNMPGIMSQMLPLPVFLNEELASSLLPSPAQIPLFSQPMMFGCRSGIKLKQEPAC
- the LOC104220791 gene encoding uncharacterized protein isoform X4 — encoded protein: MAADDYHQQQALSFQSGAISNTSSQMILMSDYYSQFGMNNFSVNNSGVGHVGGGMLFSGNPTMVTSNNNTSINSPRISQYGGCSGSFLIDSVPGLKHDSGLAAEWTVEEQYKLDKGLIKFANEPRILKYIKIAATLRDKTVRDVAMRCRWITRKRRKQENYSLGKKLKDRKDKSAEMSSKSSASASLLSLTPYSLPINHHNHADVLSTGALLGTRHLLEENNQALNKISANFSTFKLQDNIDLFFQTKNNLSAILNDMGNMPGIMSQMLPLPVFLNEELASSLLPSPAQPMMFGCRSGIKLKQEPAC
- the LOC104220791 gene encoding uncharacterized protein isoform X3, with the translated sequence MAADDYHQQQALSFQSGAISNTSSQMILMSDYYSQFGMNNFSVNNSGVGHVGGGMLFSGNPTMVTSNNNTSINSPRISQYGGCSGSFLIDSVPGLKHDSGLAAEWTVEEQYKLDKGLIKFANEPRILKYIKIAATLRDKTVRDVAMRCRWITRKRRKQENYSLGKKLKDRKDKSAEMSSKSSASASLLSLTPYSLPINHHNHADVLSTGAALLGTRHLLEENNQALNKISANFSTFKLQDNIDLFFQTKNNLSAILNDMGNMPGIMSQMLPLPVFLNEELASSLLPSPAQPMMFGCRSGIKLKQEPAC
- the LOC104220791 gene encoding uncharacterized protein isoform X5; this encodes MAADDYHQQQALSFQSGAISNTSSQMILMSDYYSQFGMNNFSVNNSGVGHVGGGMLFSGNPTMVTSNNNTSINSPRISQYGGCSGSFLIDSVPGLKHDSGLAAEWTVEEQYKLDKGLIKFANEPRILKYIKIAATLRDKTVRDVAMRCRWITRKRRKQENYSLGKKLKDRKDKSAEMSSKSSASASLLSLTPYSLPINHHNHADVLSTGAALLGTRHLLEENNQALNKISANFSTFKLQDNIDLFFQTKNNLTWEICPGL